The genomic segment ttaataaaattctagtattaaaataaatacaatattatataaatatattattaattaaatatatgtatatgtgtatatataaatatatatatatgtatatataattctaacaaaaataatttataaatgtataaataaatattattaatacatatataaataaatttatattaattaaaaatgcaagCTGCACCTTCATCCTCTTGTACATCGCCAGTATCTTCtgcattatttttacaacCTTTGCCTCGTAATTCTAATATggtatgtttaaaaaatatatgtatagtctaaaatttctgtataaataaaataatattttaacaggTTTGTTATTCCACTATCCTTCCTTTTGTTCCCACAATGCCTAGAGGTTTtgcatgttattttaataaatatcgccCATATACAACATTACGCAATGTTTGCACTTTTACTTGTCCTCCTTATagtaagtttttaattaataaacataatgtaaaataaaaaaaaataataatttttttttcagcatCTAGTGTATACAGGTGCTAAAtagaattctataaataaataaatatttacaaataatttaaatgatattaattttatgatattattataaaatgcataaaaaactatatgtaaactatattaaattctgaaaaatataaatgaaacaaatataaatttgttttaaaccattttattttaaatcataatttaaatatatctattaacatatatatttattttacataatgctTTACCATTCTCTTATTTTACTTTGTGTAGCATGTGTTAATATCCATgtgcttttatcttttttaattctttccattTGATTATGTCTTGCTTTTgctttacatattatatatttcctatCATTCTTCCACATTAATAAACAATGTTTACATCTTCGATGTAATAtagtttttgtttttaaaccaCATGTGAAATTATGTATTGGTAGTAATGGTTGAAGTAATTTAGATGTAATTTTACTTACATGCAtgcttgaaaaatttgaatattgtttattatatatatgatgtatattattatttataattcttgcaAATGATTCCACAGATGACAGTTTTGGAGCAATAAA from the Apis mellifera strain DH4 linkage group LG9, Amel_HAv3.1, whole genome shotgun sequence genome contains:
- the LOC113219015 gene encoding uncharacterized protein LOC113219015; the encoded protein is MNIFTLFRTTCQTIGFIAPKLSSVESFARIINNNIHHIYNKQYSNFSSMHVSKITSKLLQPLLPIHNFTCGLKTKTILHRRCKHCLLMWKNDRKYIICKAKARHNQMERIKKDKSTWILTHATQSKIREW